The sequence CCAGCAGACCCCAGGCGGCGCCGAGGTTTTCGGGCTCCAGGTACCGGTCGGTCAGCACGAACCCGTGGTCGTCGAGCGCCGCGCAGCCGGACAGCCAGTCCGAGCCGGCGTCGGCACCGATGAACGAGAACAGTGCCTGGCAAGGCAGTTTGGTCTCCCCTTCGGGACTGGCGAGCACGACGTGCTCGAGGCCGAGTGTGCCTTGCAGGGCGCAAACCGTGGTCCGGGTGCGTAGCACGATGTTCGGGTTCTGCTCGATCCGGGCGACCAGGTAGCGGGACATGCTCGCCGCGAGGTCCTCGCCCCGGATCACGATCGTGACCGGGCTGCCCGACTCGGCCAGGAACATCGCCGCCTGACCGGCGGAGTTGCCGCCCCCGACGACCACGACCGGGGCCGGGGTGCAGGCCTTGGCCTCCATCTCGGTGGCGGCGTAGAACACGCTGGTGTCCTCGAACTCCGCCAAACCGGCGGCCGGGAGCCTGCGGTAACGCGCTCCCGTGGCGGCGATGACCGCGCGCGCATGGATCTGGCTGTCGTCGGACAGGTGGACCGTCAGATGCCCGTTGGTCTCCGAGAGTCCGACTGCCGCGCAGGGCAGGGAGAAGGCCGCGCCGAACTTCTCCCCCTGAATCAGCGCCCGGTGCATCAGGTCGCCACCGGAGATCCCGGTCGGGAAGCCCAGGTAGTTCTCGATCCGCGAACTCCCGCCCGCCTGGCCACCGACCGCGACCGACTCGACGGCCAACGTCGACAGGCCTTCGGACGCGCCGTAGACCGCGGCGGCCAGGCCGGCCGGGCCGGTCCCCACCACCACCAGGTCGAAACAGTGCCGGATCACGAAGTCGACGGTCAGCCCGAGGAACTCCGCCAACTCCCCGGTCGTCGGGCGACGCAGCACGGACTCGCCGGCGATCACCACGGGCAGATCCGTGGCCTGCACGGCGAATTCGCGCAGCAGGTCCTCGGCGGCCGGCTCCTTGTCCATGTCCAGCCACTGGTGCGGCACTCGGGCGCGCTGCAGGAACTCGAGCAGCCGACCGGACTCGGCGCAGTACCGCGACCCGACGACCCGGATCGAGGCCGCCGCGTCGGTCAGCAGCATCGACCGGCGGGCCAGGAACGCGGCCAGGATCGTGTCGGAGAGCCCGGGCCGGGTGGCGATGACTTCGCGCAGCGCTGCGGCCGGGACGACGAGGACCTCCCCGTCCTCCGTGACCCGTGCGGACACGAAGACCCGCAGCCCGGTCAGCAGATTCAGCTCGCCCAGGAAACGCCCGGCGCCGTGCCGGGCGACGATCCGCTCCGCGGACCCCGAACCGGCTATCGCCTCGATCGTTCCGGACAGCACTACGAAGAAGTCGTAAGACGCGTCGCCCTCGCGGTAGAGGTACTCCCCGGCCACAACGGCACGCCGAGTCCCGAAGGCTTCCAGTTCGGCGATCTGGTCCAGGCTCAGGCCACTGGCGACGGCCGGGTCGTCGATCACCGGCGCGCCTCCGTCCGCTCGTGCAGGCCGGATTTCGGCTGACACTGTGACATTGGTTCACTCGCAAGCTCGCTCACGGGTGGGCCGGGCTACTGGTGTCGCCGGCCAGTTCGAAGGCCACCTGGTCGAGGAAGCACCAGTACCAGTCCTCGCCGGGTTCGAACGACTGGACCAGCGGGTGGCCGCTGGCTCGATAATGCGCGGTGGCGTGGCGGTGCGGCGAGCTGTCGCAGCAGCCGACGTGGCCGCAGCCTGCGCACCGGCGCAGATGAACCCAGGTCCCGCCGGTGAGCAAGCACTCGTGGCAACCGGCTGGATCGCTGGGTGCCGCGCCGCTGATCACTTCCAGATGACTGCACGGACCGTCCACGCCGCACCTCCCGCTCGCGCCTGGAACGACCGTACCCGGCGCGGCGGCGCCGGACGAGATCACGTGGCGAAGGCGTGGTCCAACCGCAGTTCGGACCACGCCTCCCGTTACTCGGTTCAGGCGGCCGCCGCCGCCGCTTCCGGTTGGCTCAGCGCCAGCCGCAGCACGTCGCGGACGTCCCCGACCGGGTGGATCGTCAACCGGTTGCGAACCTCCTCCGGCACGTCGTCCAGGTCCGGCTCGTTGCGGGCGGGGATCAGCACGGTGGTGATTCCCGCCCGGTCGGCGGCCAGCAACTTCTGCTTCACCCCGCCGATCGGCAGGACCCGGCCGGTCAGCGACACCTCGCCGGTCATCGCGACCTCCGGCCGCACCGGTCGCCCGGACAGCAGTGAGGCCAGGGCCGTGGTCATCGTGACCCCCGCGCTCGGACCGTCCTTGGGGACGGCCCCGGCGGGCACGTGAATGTGCACGCCGCGCTCCTCCAACGCCGCGGTGGGCAACCCCAGCGCGGCCCCGTTGGCTCGCAGGAACGACAGGGCGATCTGCGCGGACTCCTTCATGACCTCGCCGAGCTGACCGGTGATCGTGACGCCGGACGACCCGGTGCCGACCTCGGCCAGCGAGGCCTCCACGAACAGCACGTCGCCCCCGGCGCCGGTGACTGCCAGCCCGGTCGCCACTCCGGGCAACACGGTCCGCTCGGCCGATTCCGGCAGGTGCCGCGGCCGACCCAGGTAGGTCGGCAGGTCCTCGGCGTCGACGGTGACCGCCTCGGCGTCGTCCGGCCGGGCTGCCAACTTGCGCAGCACGCGGGCGATCTGCCGTTCCAGGTCGCGCACCCCGGCTTCCCTGGTGTACTCGCCGGCGAGCCGGTGCAGGGCAGCGTCGGTCACCGAGACGTCGTCGGTGGTCAACCCGGCCCGTTCGATCTGACGTGCCATCAGATGGTCGCGGGCGATCAGCACCTTCTCCTCCTCGGTGTAGCCGTCGAGGCGGATCAGCTCCATGCGGTCCAACAGCGGGCCCGGGATCGACTCCAACGTGTTCGCCGTGGCCAGGAACAGCACGTCGGACAGGTCGAGCTCGACCTCCAGGTAGTGGTCGCGGAACGTGTGGTTCTGCGCCGGGTCCAGGACCTCCAGCAGCGCCGCGGTCGGGTCGCCCCGGTAGTCCGCGCCGACCTTGTCGACCTCGTCGAGCAGCATGACCGGGTTCATCGACCCGGCCTCCTGCAACGCCCGCGCGATCCGGCCCGGCAGGGCGCCGACGTAGGTCCGCCGGTGCCCGCGGATCTCGGCCTCGTCGCGGACGCCGCCGAGTGCGACGCGCACGAACTTACGGCCCATCGCCCGAGCAACCGACTCACCCAGCGAGGTCTTGCCGACCCCGGGCGGCCCGACCAGCGCAAGCACCGCGCCGGACCGACGGCCGCCCACCACGCCGAGGCCACGTTCGGCCCGGCGCCGGCGCACGGCCAGGTACTCGACGATGCGGTCCTTCACGTCGGACAGCCCGGCGTGATCGGCATCGAGCACCGAGCGCGCACCGAGCAGGTCGTAGGCATCCTCGGAGCGGTCGTTCCACGGCAGGGCCAGGATCGTGTCCAGCCAGGTACGGATCCAGCCCACCTCGGGCGAGGAGTCGGAGGTCCGCTCCAACTTCTCGACCTCTGCCAGTGCCGCCTCGCGGACCTTCTCCGGCAGGTCGGCCGCCTCGACGCGAGCCCGGTAGTCCTGCTCCTCGGTGGCCGGGGTGCCGGTCAGCTCGGCCAGTTCCTTGCGGACCGCGGCCAACTGTTGGCGCAGCAGGAATTCCCGTTGCTGCTTCTCCATGCCCTCGGCGACGTCCTTGCGGATCGTCTCGGCCACGTCGAGTTCGGCGAGGTGCTCCCGGCTCCAGGTGAGCAGGTTCCGCAACCGGTCGGCGACGTCGGTGGTCTCGAGCAGGTAGATCTTCTGAGCCCGGGTCAGATACGGCGCGTACCCGGCCAGGTCGGCCAGCGCCGCCGGATCCTCCATGTTCTTCAGGGAATCCACGAACTGCCAGGCCCCGCGTTGCTGCAGGATCGACGTGGCCACAGTGCGGTACTCCCGGGCCAAGGAGGCCACGGTCTCGTCCGCGTCCTCCGGCAGCGACTCGACCTCGACCCACAGCGCGGCACCCGCGCCGACGCTGCCGGTGCCGATGCGGGCCCGGCCGGTACCCCGCACGACGGCCACGTGCTCGCCGCCACGCATGCGCCCGACCTGCTCGATCACCGCGACCGTGCCGAGGCGCGGGTACTTGCCGTTCTCCCGCGGGACCAGCAGGACCTTCGACCCATCCAGTTGCGCCGCCTCAATCGCGGCGCGGGTCTCGGACTCCTCCAGCGACAGCGGGACCACCATGCCCGGGAGGACGACGATCCCCTCCAGGGGCAGCAGCGGAAGTGTCAGCGACTCGTTCACGCGCACCCCAATCCTCTTTGAGAACTGGAGAACGTGGTGAGCGAGCCGCGAAATTCCGTCCTGCGGTTACGCCGTCAGCGCAGCGTGGTCGGGAATACGAAAGCGTTCAGCGTTTCGGCGCCCGTGCCGCGGCCACGTCAGGGAACGACGACCACCGGGGTGTCCGCGTGCCGGACCAGTCGGCTGGCCACCGACCCGAGCATGTGCCGGCTGGGGTGCCGGGCCCGACCCACCACGATCGCGTCGGCCTTCAGCTCGTGGGCGACGGCGATCAACTCGGCCTCGGCCTCACCGTTTCGCGTCAGATAGCGCCAGCGGCCGGGCAGGAACTCGTTCAGGACGGCCGCGCGTTCGGGCGATAGCTCCGGCGGGTCCAGCGGCGGCGGGACGAACCCGATGGACGCCCCGGGCAGGGGAACGGCGGTCACCAGCACGAGCTCCGAGCCCTGCCGCCGAGCCGTCCCGACGGCCCAGCCGAGGGCGTGGCTCGCCGCCTCGGAGTCGTCGACCCCGACGACCACGGTTCCCGGACCGTCGCGCCCTATCTCGAACCCTGCGCCCATCGCGCGTCCCCCGTCCCGACCTGGGCCGATCGCACTGTCGGGGCAACGATGACATGCCCCCGCACGACGCAAAGCCGCGGTCGACCGGGATCCCGGTCGACCGCGGCTCGCGTACTACGTCAACCGG is a genomic window of Sporichthyaceae bacterium containing:
- a CDS encoding FAD-dependent oxidoreductase; protein product: MIDDPAVASGLSLDQIAELEAFGTRRAVVAGEYLYREGDASYDFFVVLSGTIEAIAGSGSAERIVARHGAGRFLGELNLLTGLRVFVSARVTEDGEVLVVPAAALREVIATRPGLSDTILAAFLARRSMLLTDAAASIRVVGSRYCAESGRLLEFLQRARVPHQWLDMDKEPAAEDLLREFAVQATDLPVVIAGESVLRRPTTGELAEFLGLTVDFVIRHCFDLVVVGTGPAGLAAAVYGASEGLSTLAVESVAVGGQAGGSSRIENYLGFPTGISGGDLMHRALIQGEKFGAAFSLPCAAVGLSETNGHLTVHLSDDSQIHARAVIAATGARYRRLPAAGLAEFEDTSVFYAATEMEAKACTPAPVVVVGGGNSAGQAAMFLAESGSPVTIVIRGEDLAASMSRYLVARIEQNPNIVLRTRTTVCALQGTLGLEHVVLASPEGETKLPCQALFSFIGADAGSDWLSGCAALDDHGFVLTDRYLEPENLGAAWGLLGRAPLPFETSKPGLFAVGDLRSGSTKRVAAAVGEGSAAVRAVHEYLAFNR
- a CDS encoding UBP-type zinc finger domain-containing protein codes for the protein MDGPCSHLEVISGAAPSDPAGCHECLLTGGTWVHLRRCAGCGHVGCCDSSPHRHATAHYRASGHPLVQSFEPGEDWYWCFLDQVAFELAGDTSSPAHP
- the lon gene encoding endopeptidase La, whose product is MNESLTLPLLPLEGIVVLPGMVVPLSLEESETRAAIEAAQLDGSKVLLVPRENGKYPRLGTVAVIEQVGRMRGGEHVAVVRGTGRARIGTGSVGAGAALWVEVESLPEDADETVASLAREYRTVATSILQQRGAWQFVDSLKNMEDPAALADLAGYAPYLTRAQKIYLLETTDVADRLRNLLTWSREHLAELDVAETIRKDVAEGMEKQQREFLLRQQLAAVRKELAELTGTPATEEQDYRARVEAADLPEKVREAALAEVEKLERTSDSSPEVGWIRTWLDTILALPWNDRSEDAYDLLGARSVLDADHAGLSDVKDRIVEYLAVRRRRAERGLGVVGGRRSGAVLALVGPPGVGKTSLGESVARAMGRKFVRVALGGVRDEAEIRGHRRTYVGALPGRIARALQEAGSMNPVMLLDEVDKVGADYRGDPTAALLEVLDPAQNHTFRDHYLEVELDLSDVLFLATANTLESIPGPLLDRMELIRLDGYTEEEKVLIARDHLMARQIERAGLTTDDVSVTDAALHRLAGEYTREAGVRDLERQIARVLRKLAARPDDAEAVTVDAEDLPTYLGRPRHLPESAERTVLPGVATGLAVTGAGGDVLFVEASLAEVGTGSSGVTITGQLGEVMKESAQIALSFLRANGAALGLPTAALEERGVHIHVPAGAVPKDGPSAGVTMTTALASLLSGRPVRPEVAMTGEVSLTGRVLPIGGVKQKLLAADRAGITTVLIPARNEPDLDDVPEEVRNRLTIHPVGDVRDVLRLALSQPEAAAAAA
- a CDS encoding universal stress protein; the encoded protein is MGAGFEIGRDGPGTVVVGVDDSEAASHALGWAVGTARRQGSELVLVTAVPLPGASIGFVPPPLDPPELSPERAAVLNEFLPGRWRYLTRNGEAEAELIAVAHELKADAIVVGRARHPSRHMLGSVASRLVRHADTPVVVVP